One segment of Cydia amplana chromosome 16, ilCydAmpl1.1, whole genome shotgun sequence DNA contains the following:
- the LOC134655281 gene encoding RING finger protein nhl-1-like yields the protein MAEKIKKKPALFSLKSFRSAKDGNISPKTPSTPNGQEVKFFSSNSVNKYAQSPEPRPRSASATGIKDLVQCALCLEVLHNPKMLPCQHTFCMACLAVYAGNSPILECPICRTKIQVTGPNFIRDLPSNLYIDSLLQLVGISNGSEKIATPPQTPLVPLPGMQSVELFAAGVRCTQCQTMCDNVDVTACEHCKLNFCRVCWSQHLDDMRTQVESILKQLEAASERMGHKVEYYKDRCERITEQIVIAADEKINAIIENKDKLLKEASELQKCGEMSALALKSSLEEAREVAKKTMSLKEHVEEKTKVSTYMNLHQNAVQLLSDVSKWDSERFVFDKENFRIEMDSATPLEAESDEPVPAGGWQNDPLESEESLTFHYRSRSFIPHYVWRKTARPCGVGISPWNNHLYVCGMDTHSVLVVERTQAKIVTRMTCDEMLCPVHIAFMKSLGEIYVTDKWKHCVHVFTKDGEYARSIGQKGSRVGMFRSPEGIAADNASQLLYVVDTGNDRVQILQPDGKFIDQIGVTTKLQTVYTTKNLETKEVTVTELNAPTSVAVTSDRVVVLDSGNRRVKIYNKADKSKIKEFGSVGQRKGQFRQPEVLAVDPMGFILVGDSGNCRVQVFKQNGQLVRAFGGLGTEAGKFGWISGITVSKQLDIIVSDTKNHSVNFI from the exons TCGGAGTGCCAAAGATGGTAACATAAGTCCTAAGACCCCATCGACACCTAATGGACAGGAAGTGAAGTTTTTCTCATCAAATTCTGTTAACAAATATGCGCAAAGTCCGGAACCCCGGCCTCGATC GGCCTCGGCGACTGGGATCAAGGATTTGGTTCAATGCGCGCTGTGCCTGGAGGTGCTCCACAATCCGAAGATGCTGCCGTGCCAGCACACATTCTGCATGGCTTGCTTGGCAGTCTACGCTGGAA ATTCGCCTATCCTAGAGTGCCCAATCTGCCGAACGAAAATTCAAGTCACCGGACCGAACTTCATCAGAGACCTGCCTTCAAACTTGTACATAGACTCTCTGCTGCAACTAGTTGGCATCAGCAATGGGAGCGAGAAGATTGCCACGCCACCACAAACGCCTTTAGTGCCACTGCCAGGGATGCAGAGTGTGGAACTTTTTGCGGCGGGAGTGAGGTGTACACAGTGTCAGACTATGTGCGACAACGTCGATGTTACTGCCTGTGAACATTGCAAGCTG AATTTCTGCCGCGTCTGCTGGTCTCAGCATTTGGACGACATGCGGACACAAGTGGAATCTATTCTTAAACAACTGGAAGCGGCCTCTGAAAGGATGGGACACAAAGTGGAATATTACAAG GACCGCTGCGAACGCATAACAGAACAAATAGTCATCGCTGCCGACGAAAAAATCAACGCCATCATCGAAAACAAAGACAAGCTGCTAAAGGAAGCTTCGGAACTTCAAAAATGCGGGGAAATGTCAGCTTTGGCCCTTAAGAGCTCTTTGGAAGAGGCCCGGGAAGTAGCAAAGAAAACCATGTCACTTAAGGAGCATGTGGAGGAAAAAACGAAG GTTTCTACCTACATGAATCTGCATCAGAACGCCGTACAGCTTCTCTCGGACGTTTCAAAATGGGATTCGGAGCGATTCGTGTTCGATAAGGAGAACTTCCGTATCGAGATGGACTCAGCTACTCCGCTGGAGGCCGAGTCAGATGAGCCGGTGCCCGCTGGTGGCTGGCAGAACGATCCATTGGAGAGTGAAGAGAGCTTGACGTTCCACTACAG ATCCCGTAGCTTCATCCCCCATTACGTCTGGCGCAAAACCGCGCGTCCGTGCGGCGTGGGCATCAGCCCGTGGAACAACCATCTCTACGTCTGCGGGATGGACACCCACAGCGTACTGGTCGTGGAGCGTACCCAGGCGAAGATAGTTACCAGAATGACTTGTGACGAGATGCTGTGTCCCGTGCACATCGCCTTTATGAAGAGCTTGGGGGAGATTTACGTCACAG ACAAATGGAAGCACTGTGTCCATGTGTTTACAAAGGATGGAGAGTACGCCCGCTCCATCGGGCAGAAGGGCAGTCGTGTCGGCATGTTCCGCTCTCCTGAAGGCATCGCAGCAGACAATGCCAGTCAGCTGCTGTATGTGGTGGACACTGGAAATGACAGAGTTCAG ATCCTGCAACCCGACGGAAAATTCATCGACCAAATCGGCGTCACGACCAAGCTCCAAACCGTCTACACAACCAAGAACTTGGAAACCAAAGAAGTCACGGTTACAGAGCTGAATGCACCAACCAGCGTCGCCGTCACCAGCGACCGAGTTGTCGTACTGGACAGTGGAAATAGGAGAGTCAAAATTTATAACAAAGCTGATAAGAGTAAGATTAAGGAATTCGGTTCTGTTGGTCAGAGGAAAGGTCAGTTCAGGCAGCCTGAGGTCTTAGCCGTGGATCCGATGGGCTTCATTCTTGTAGGGGATTCTGGGAACTGTAGAGTGCAGGTGTTTAAGCAGAATGGGCAGCTGGTCCGGGCTTTTGGAGGTTTGGGCACAGAGGCGGGGAAATTTGGATGGATATCGGGGATTACTGTCAGTAAGCAATTGGATATAATCGTTAGTGATACGAAGAATCATAGCgtcaattttatttaa